A region from the Lolium perenne isolate Kyuss_39 chromosome 4, Kyuss_2.0, whole genome shotgun sequence genome encodes:
- the LOC139839184 gene encoding uncharacterized protein yields MLVLPDVRLGASRDLGDHHYLDTPVWKDILAGLDTFRSVSKVVVGNGDSTAFWLDLWLGSTPFYIRFPCLFSHSIRPHANVASILRSGLPLNLGPRLSTAAVTELRVLTSEFSSLELRDNPDFRDSRLNNKKLSNKSFYVNSFRHLQTDELAVGIWRSAAPLKCKVFCWLARRWRLQTNARRFRHHLSTSATCLSCPEDEDIDHLLLLCPRAQEVWHFFHNNFGSRGVAHFTDIWLARDHSYEEATINTAIAWTIWKRRNALAFNGIVEDLSLASRRCIEDVRLWAYRCNTPSSADALNFWCNSYDPL; encoded by the coding sequence ATGCTGGTTCTGCCGGATGTACGGTTGGGGGCGTCCAGGGATCTTGGCGATCATCACTATCTTGATACTCCTGTTTGGAAGGACATTTTGGCCGGCCTCGACACCTTTCGCTCCGTTTCCAAGGTCGTTGTTGGAAACGGTGACTCCACTGCCTTCTGGCTTGACCTTTGGCTCGGATCCACCCCTTTTTACATCCGCTTCCCATGCCTCTTCTCCCACTCCATCCGCCCCCATGCCAATGTCGCTTCCATCCTTCGCTCCGGCCTCCCCCTGAACCTTGGGCCGCGCCTTTCGACCGCTGCCGTGACCGAGCTCCGTGTGCTTACCTCCGAGTTTAGCTCCTTGGAGCTCCGTGATAACCCGGACTTTCGTGATAGCCGCCTCAATAACAAAAAGCTTTCAAacaaaagtttctatgtcaattcTTTCAGGCATCTGCAGACTGACGAGCTGGCCGTGGGGATCTGGAGGAGCGCTGCCCCCCTAAAGTGCAAGGTTTTCTGCTGGCTTGCTAGACGTTGGCGCCTCCAAACCAATGCGAGACGGTTCCGGCATCACCTCTCCACCTCCGCAACCTGCCTCTCCTGCCCTGAAGACGAAGATATTGATCACCTCCTGCTTCTATGCCCCCGCGCTCAGGAAGTCTGGCATTTCTTCCACAACAACTTCGGCTCCCGCGGGGTCGCCCACTTCACAGACATTTGGTTGGCTCGAGACCACTCCTACGAGGAAGCCACGATCAACACCGCCATCGCTTGGACCATTTGGAAGAGGCGGAACGCGCTTGCCTTTAATGGAATTGTGGAAGACCTCTCCCTCGCCTCCCGTCGCTGCATTGAGGATGTTAGGCTTTGGGCCTATCGTTGTAACACTCCCTCCTCCGCCGACGCTCTTAATTTTTGGTGTAATAGCTATGACCCCctctga
- the LOC127294360 gene encoding uncharacterized protein translates to MCPLRVILIFLSATIAGFFLLRNLNAEPDLFQDDDAAAGDDGEESPRDAAPLHYKVASAAKTGFWTMVDMASGRYLWRTLVAPPAKSESEKAR, encoded by the exons ATGTGCCCGCTGAGGGTGATTCTCATCTTCCTCTCcgccaccatcgccggcttcttcctcctccggaaCCTCAACGCCGAACCGGACCTGTTCCAGGACGACGACGCCGCCGCGGGAGACGACGGCGAGGAGTCGCCCAGGGACGCAGCGCCCCTCCATTACAAG GTCGCATCCGCTGCGAAGACAGGATTCTGGACGATGGTGGACATGGCAAGCGGGCGGTACCTTTGGAGGACCCTTGTCGCACCACCGGCAAAATCTGAATCAGAGAAGGCCCGGTGA